The following DNA comes from Amycolatopsis albispora.
CGGCGGCGTGACCGACTTCCTCGACGTGCTCGGGCCGCTGTCGGACCCGCGTGCCCACGGCGGCGACCCGGCCGACGCCTTCCACCTGGTGGTGCCGTCCCTGCCGGGGTTCGGCTTCTCGACGCCGCTGGCCGGGCCGGGCATGAACGCCGCGAAGATGGCGAGCGTGCTCACGCGGCTCATGGCGGCGCTCGGGTACGAGCGTTACGGCGTGCAGGGTTACGACACCGGTTCGTGGGTCGGGCCCGAAATGGGCAAGCAGGATCCGGAGCGCGTGATCGGCGTGCACCTCAACGGGGTGATCGCGTTCCCCGACGGCACCGAAGGCGAGCTGGACGGCCTGCCCGAAGCGGACCAGCGCCGGTGGGAGGCGATGGAGAACTTCAACGACGGTTACCTGCAGTGCAATTCGAAGCGCCCGCAGACGGTGGCCTACGGGCTGCACGACTCACCGGCCGGGCAGCTGGCGTGGATCGTGGAGAAGTTCAAGGAGCTGACCATGCCGGAGGACGGGCTGCCCGAGCAGTCCGTCGACCGGGACCGCATGCTCACCACCATCGCGCTGTACTGGTTCACCGGCACCGCGGGCTCGGCGGCGCAGATCTACTACGAGGAGACCTCGGCGAAGGACTGGACCGAGTCGGCCGGCGAGCCCCCGGCCCGCGTGCCGACCGGGGTGCTGCTGTCCGCGCACGACGTCACCATCCGCCGCTGGGCGGAACGCGACCACCACATCGTGCACTGGACCGAACTCGGCCACGGCGGGCACTTCCTCGCCATGGAGGCCCCGGACGCACTGGTCGGGGACGTGCGTGAGTTCTTCCGGAAGCTTCGCGAGCACGCTCAGCGGGAGATCCCCGGCGGGCTCGAGAAGTAGTAATCGTCGTCTTCCGCGGGAGGCTCAGCGCGAACGGTGGAATCGCCGGTGGCCGCCAGCCGCTCCCGGATCAGCTCCAGCGCCGGGCCCTCGCCGGTGTACTCGGTCATGATCTCGAGCACCTGCCCGGTGGCCTCCCGCTGCGCCTGCCGCGCGGTGGTCATGATCAGCCGCGCGAGCTGGTCGGCTTCGAGCGAGCGGGCGGCGGCGGTCAGCCGGAGGTCCTCCAGCGCGCCGCCCGCCCCGACCGAAACCGACACCTCACCCCGCGGTGAGGTCGCGCTGCCGCCGACCTGGCTCAGGTTCGACCGGACCTCCTTCGCCGTGGCGTCGATCCCTTCGCTCATCGCGAACTCCTCACCACGGTGGCCAGTTCTTCGACCGCGGCGCGCACGGCCGTGCGGTGCAGCGGGTTCACGCTCAGCCAGCCGTCGGCCGCCGTGTCCACCCTGACCCTCCCTTTCGGACCGTCCAACCAGGACAGTTCGGCCCCGGCCCGCCCGCTGCGCCCGCCGGTGCGCCGGGTGGCGCCGAGCTGCCCGCGCCCGGTCAGCGGCACCAGCAGGCCGACCAGGCTGTCCAGTGCGGACGGGTCACCGCCGTGGTCGCGGAAGAGGTCCCGCAGCTCCTGCTCGCCGAACTCCTCCGCCGACCGGGTCACCGCCTCGACCGCACCGGCGGGCAGCGTGATCGGCATGGACACCGGCGCCGCCACCTCCGGCACCAGCTTGAGCAGTTCGGCGGCCAGCGCCGCGTCGTGGAACCGCCGGACGCCGGCCCGTTCGGAGCCCAGTTCCTGCCGGAGGAACAGCACCGAGGACCGGTAGACCAGCGCGGCGATCATGGTGGTGCGGTCCGCGTCGACCAGCACCAGGTCGAGCGTGCCGCGGTGCTCTCGCAACGCGGTGACCACCTCCGCCGCCACCCCGACCGGCCCCGTGTCGTCGGCCAGCCCGCGCACCAGCAGCGCCTCCCCGGCGGCGGCGAACAGGACCTCGCGTTCCCCGGCGATCCGCCCGTAGGACGGCACCCGCAGCGGGAACGGCAGCGGCACCCCCGCGTGCGCGGCCAGCAGGTCCAGCTCCACCAGTCCGAAGTGGACGGTCTCGGCGGGTGCTTCGGCGGTCACCGTCATGCGCCGGTGTCCTCCGCCGAGCGCAGCACGCGCTGGTGGTCGGCCTCGGCTTCGGTGTAGCGGTCGACCGTCGCGTGCAGCGCGCGGTGGTAGTCGTTCAGGCGGCCGTCGGCCGCGGTGACCTCACCGGAGAGCCCGGATTCGCCCGCCGCTTCGCGCAACCGCATCGCCAGGTGCAGCGCGGGTGGCGCGGTGCCCAGCCGCGGCAGCTGCTCGGCCAGCCGGTTCGCCGAGGACACCAGGCCGGTGGTGCGGTCGCCGAGCGCGGCCAGCGCCGCCACCTGCGCGGTCAGCTCCTGCGGTTCCACCTGGAATCCACGCTGGGGTGTCGCCCCGGAAGTCAAGATCTCGGCTCCTCTGTGTGCCCGCTAGAGCCCGATGACCGGGCTGCTGGTCTTTTCTTCGACGTGGAACAGCTTCTGGTCGATGGTGGGCAGGCGGTTGACGTGCACCTCGTCGTCGTCGCCGTCGGCGCCCTGCCCGCGCGCGCCCGCGGCCCCGGGCAGCATGCCGTTCGCACCGGCGCCGCGCGTGCCCATCACCCCGGACATCGCGCCCCGGCCGGACAGGCCGCGGCCCAGCACCCCGCCGCCGCTCGACGTGCCCGCGTCCAGCGGGCCGGAACCGACCAGCCGGTTCCACGGCAGCCCGCCGCTGCCCGCCACCGCGCCACCGGCCAGCCCGCCCGCACCGGCGTACCCGGCCGCGGTGGTCGCGCCGTTCATGCCGCCCGTCGACGCGGCGCCCGCGGGGGTGACCTTCTGGCTGCTGTCCCGCAGGCTCGATTCGTAGCGCTGCATCACGTGCACCGCCTGCGCCTTCTGCTCGGCCGCA
Coding sequences within:
- a CDS encoding YbaB/EbfC family nucleoid-associated protein, which gives rise to MSEGIDATAKEVRSNLSQVGGSATSPRGEVSVSVGAGGALEDLRLTAAARSLEADQLARLIMTTARQAQREATGQVLEIMTEYTGEGPALELIRERLAATGDSTVRAEPPAEDDDYYFSSPPGISR
- a CDS encoding ESX secretion-associated protein EspG, which encodes MTVTAEAPAETVHFGLVELDLLAAHAGVPLPFPLRVPSYGRIAGEREVLFAAAGEALLVRGLADDTGPVGVAAEVVTALREHRGTLDLVLVDADRTTMIAALVYRSSVLFLRQELGSERAGVRRFHDAALAAELLKLVPEVAAPVSMPITLPAGAVEAVTRSAEEFGEQELRDLFRDHGGDPSALDSLVGLLVPLTGRGQLGATRRTGGRSGRAGAELSWLDGPKGRVRVDTAADGWLSVNPLHRTAVRAAVEELATVVRSSR
- a CDS encoding epoxide hydrolase family protein — protein: MTPDIRPFSIDIPQAELDDLAARLAATRWPGELPGVGWTRGVPVAYLTELAEYWRTEFDWRAQEAELNAHPQFVTTIDGQRLHFLHVRSPEPDATPLVLLHGWPGGVTDFLDVLGPLSDPRAHGGDPADAFHLVVPSLPGFGFSTPLAGPGMNAAKMASVLTRLMAALGYERYGVQGYDTGSWVGPEMGKQDPERVIGVHLNGVIAFPDGTEGELDGLPEADQRRWEAMENFNDGYLQCNSKRPQTVAYGLHDSPAGQLAWIVEKFKELTMPEDGLPEQSVDRDRMLTTIALYWFTGTAGSAAQIYYEETSAKDWTESAGEPPARVPTGVLLSAHDVTIRRWAERDHHIVHWTELGHGGHFLAMEAPDALVGDVREFFRKLREHAQREIPGGLEK